TCGGCCCCAGACAGGCGCGGGCGCTCGCGTACGCGATGACGCTCGTCGCCTTCCTCGCCGGCTTCTACTGGCTCATCCAGCGGACGAGTCGGTCGCCGTTCGGGCGCGTCCTGAAGGCGATCCGCGAGGACGAGCAGGCGGCCCAGGCGCTCGGGAAGAACACGAACCTGTTCAAGGTGAAGGTGTTCATGCTCGGCTGCGGGCTGATGGGGCTGGCCGGCACGCTCTGGTGGTTCCGCCGACAGGGGGTAACGCCCACCGCGTTCCGCCCGCACGTCACGTTCTACATCTGGATCGCGCTGATCATCGGCGGCGCCGGCTCGAACACCGGCAGCATCCTCGGCTCCGGGCTGTTCGTCGCGGTCCTCTTCGAGGGGCCCGACTACGCCCGCCGGGTGATCCTCGCGAACGTGGAGGCCGGCGACGCGCCCAACACGTTCGACGCGGCGGTCGCGCCGCTGCTGTCGGGCGACCCCTCGCCGCTGCTCTGGTACGCGTTCGACGAACTCCTGACGCTGCAGTTCGTCGCGATGGGCGTCGTGTTGATCCTGCTGATGCAGCGGCGGCCGGACGGCCTGCTCGGCCACCGCGAGGAGACGGCCGCGGCCGTGCCGTTGACGCGGCGATCAACCGAAGCCCCCGCCGCACAGCCGGGAGGTGACGACTGATGAGCGACACGGCTGGCGACCCCGCTACCGGCGCGGACGCGGCCGGGGAGGCGGCGTCCGCGGTGACGACCGAGGAGCGCCGTCCGGAGGCGGAACTCGTCGTCTCCAACATCGAGAAGCGCTTCGGCGGCATCACGGCCGTCGACGGGGCCTCCTTCGAGGTCGAGGAGGGGACCCTGACCGGCCTCATCGGGCCCAACGGCGCCGGCAAGTCCACGACGTTCAACCTCATCACCGGCATCCACCGGCCCGACGGCGGCCGCGTCACCTTCCAGGGCCACGACGTCACGACCCTCAGCCCGCACGAGGTCGTCGACTACGGGCTGGTCCGGACGTTCCAGATCGCCCGGGAGATGCCGAACATGACCGTCCTCGAGAACCTGATGCTGCCGGCGAAAGACCAGCTGGGCGAGGCGCTCTGGCGGTCCGTGACGCCGATCGTCCGGGACGAGGTCGAACGCCAGGAGGCGGAACTCCTGGAACGCGTGTGGAAGACCCTCGAGTTCTTCGAGATCGAGCACATCGCCGAGGAGAAGGCGGGCAACCTCTCGGGCGGGCAGCGAAAGCTACTCGAGATGGCCCGCGCGCTGATGACCGATCCCGAGATGCTGCTGCTGGACGAACCGTTCGCGGGCGTCAACCCGACGCTCGAGAAGAAGTTGCTCGGGCACATCCACGACCTGCGGGCCGACGGCTACACCTTCCTCATCGTCGAACACGACATGGACGTCATCATGGAGAACTGCGAGCACGTCATCGTGATGCACCAGGGGACGGTCCTCGCGGAGGGCCCCCCCGAGGAGATCACGTCGGACGAGCGGGTAATCGAAGCCTACCTCGGGGGTGAGGTCTGATGGCGATGCTCGAAGTCGAGGGCCTCGACGCGGGCTACGGCGACCTCCAGATCCTCAGCGAGGTCGACCTCGCGGTCGACGAGGACGAGTACGTCGTCATCGTCGGTCCGAACGGCGCCGGCAAGTCGACGGCGATGAAGTCCGTCTTCGGACTGACGACGTACATGGGCGGCAGCGTCCGGT
The Salinilacihabitans rarus DNA segment above includes these coding regions:
- a CDS encoding branched-chain amino acid ABC transporter permease is translated as MTNGPDRPTLAAWWEHDAVKIVVVIGAIYVAYAAIGLSLGYSTSGIANTLRRLTYLIALYGMVTLALNLHWGYTGLFNIGVAGFMAIGVYVTMMFAKSPDPSGGAQYPGLGLPIPIAMAAGVLAAALAGLVVAIPALRLRADYLAITTIAFAEIVRLTFTSSALQEFTIFGVELGTGGGRGIIADYPDPMNVIFELPAFETFVDLTNSWFGFGPRQARALAYAMTLVAFLAGFYWLIQRTSRSPFGRVLKAIREDEQAAQALGKNTNLFKVKVFMLGCGLMGLAGTLWWFRRQGVTPTAFRPHVTFYIWIALIIGGAGSNTGSILGSGLFVAVLFEGPDYARRVILANVEAGDAPNTFDAAVAPLLSGDPSPLLWYAFDELLTLQFVAMGVVLILLMQRRPDGLLGHREETAAAVPLTRRSTEAPAAQPGGDD
- a CDS encoding ABC transporter ATP-binding protein is translated as MSDTAGDPATGADAAGEAASAVTTEERRPEAELVVSNIEKRFGGITAVDGASFEVEEGTLTGLIGPNGAGKSTTFNLITGIHRPDGGRVTFQGHDVTTLSPHEVVDYGLVRTFQIAREMPNMTVLENLMLPAKDQLGEALWRSVTPIVRDEVERQEAELLERVWKTLEFFEIEHIAEEKAGNLSGGQRKLLEMARALMTDPEMLLLDEPFAGVNPTLEKKLLGHIHDLRADGYTFLIVEHDMDVIMENCEHVIVMHQGTVLAEGPPEEITSDERVIEAYLGGEV